The Planctellipticum variicoloris DNA window CGGCACCCCCTCGTGCGCCGGATCGTCGCGGCGTACGATGCGGACCGCACCGAACGGCCGCCGGCAGTCCGCAGTTCCAGTCCCCCCGCGGCAATCCGCTCCGAACCCGTCAGTTCCGATTCGGAGCCGGAGACCACTCCAGAAGCGTTGTGATATTGATTTCGGCGACTTCCTCAAGCTGAGTGCCATGCAGCCGGACGCTGCATGACATGGCAGCCGATTGTCGCAGTCCTTCGAGTTCGACGGTATGCCGATCTTCCAGCCCCGACGTACGCGTTCCGCCAAGGCCGCCAGCCTGAAGGCGAATTCGTCGTTGGTGACGCGCGTCAGTTGCCAGCTCAGCAATACCGACGTGCTGTTGCGAATCTGCGTCTGCACCCTGTTCCTGGGACTGCTGGCGCTGTCGATCGGCTCCTGGCGGATGCCGTTCCCGTTTCACCAGGGCGATCTGGTCAAAAACGGAATTCTCGCAAAGATCGACTTTGAACGGGTCAACGAAGACAAAACCAATCTGGCTCTTCTGGCGGTCGAAGACCGCGTTCCTCCCGTATTCGTGCTGGACGCCGAACCGCTCTGGAATCTGCGCTATATTCTCCGCAGCCAGCTCTTTGAAGTTGCGGAAGTACAGAGCCTTAAAGAACTTGGAGCAGAAACTCGCGCCAAGTTCGGCCTGTCGACGCCGGTCGGAGCCGAAACGCCTGCGTCGATTTCTCCCGAGCAGGAACGGGACTGGAAACTCCTGAAGGACGCGATCGGCCCCGACAAAACCGATGAGCAGCGAATCGACGAGGTCGTGCTGGAGTTCGACCAGTTCACCTCCAGCCTGCGCGAGTTCGGGGTTCTCGATCCCGCGGAAACCACCCGTCGCGATCTGCAGCCGGATCAGCACATTACGATTGTCGATCGTGACGGCCCGACGCAGGAATTGCGGCAGATTCTCATCGGCGATGCCCTGCTGGCCGAAACGCTCAAACCCTCGGGGCGGCTGGGCCGCATGTGGAAGTCCTACCCCGCCATCGTCAAGTTGCAGCCCGTGCTCGAACGCTGGCTCCTCAACTCGACTCCGGTCACGCTGCAATACGACGAACTGCTGACCCGCCAGGCCGTCGACGACGCCCGACTGACCACGGAACCGATCAGCGATTCCTACAAACGGGGTTCCGTCCTGGTGGCCCCCGGCTCTCGGCTGACGGAAGAAAACCTGAACGTCCTCCGCGCCCAGTACGACGCCATCGAACGCAGCATCCCGTTCGGCGAGCGGATTGTCCGGATCGTCACGGTCGTGGCTCTGCTGCTCGTCCTTGGCAGCATGATCGGCTATCACCTGGTTCGAAACGAACCCCGGCTCGTCACCAGCATCGGACGTCTGACGGTATTGCTTTCCGTCGTCACCGCGACCATCGCCCTGGCCCAATGGCTCAGCGTCGATCCCTGGCGGGCCGAGGTGATCCCGATCCTCTGCACCGCCATGGTTCTGTCCATCGCCTACAACCAGGTCCTCGGCGCCCTCGCCGGGTTTACGATGTGCCTGGTCGTAACGCTCTCAACGGGCGGGTCCGTCGATCAGTTTGTGATTCTGATGGCCTCCGTCTCCGCCGCCGTCGTTCCGTTACAACAGGTCGCTTCCCGTTCCAAGCTGGTGCTCGTCGGCTTTGGGACCGCCGTCACATTCTTCGTCGTCACCTGGGGAGTCAGCGCGATTGGGACTCAACAGTTCTCAACGCTCTGGGCGGATCAGCAACTTCTTTACAGTGCGCTTCGCGGCGCCGGCTGGTGTCTCGCCGCCGGGTATCTGGTCGCCGGCAGCCTGCCGTTCGTGGAACAGACGTTCGGGGTGGTCACCGACATCAGCCTGCTGGAATTGAGCGACATCAGTCACCCGCTGCTGCAGGAGCTGGTCCGTCGGGCGCCCGGCACCTACAACCACTCGATCGGCGTCGCCACCATTTCTGAAACCGCCGCCGACGCCATCGGCGCCAACGGCCTCCTCTGCCGCGTCGGCGCCTACTTCCACGACATCGGCAAGATGCTCAAGCCCCAGTACTTCGTCGAGAACATGCTCCCCGGGCAGGGGAGCCGGCACGAGCACCTGGCGCCGGCCATGAGCACCCTCATCATCATCGGCCACGTCAAAGACGGCGTCGACCTCGCGCAACAGCACGGCCTCCCCGGGCCGTTGATCGATTTCATCGAACAGCACCACGGCACGACGCTGGTTGAGTATTTCTACCATGCCGCGACAAAAGCTGCCGGCGCCGACCCAGACCTCCGTGCCGCCGTCGAAGAAGCCGCCTTCCGCTACCCCGGCCCCAAACCGCAGTCCAAAGAGGCGGCGGTGATGATGATCGCCGACGCCGTCGAAGGGGCCAGCCGGACTCTGAGCGATCCGACGCCTCGCCGGATCGAGACCCTCGTTCATGAAATCGCGATCAAGCGGCTCCTGGACGGCCAGTTCGATGAGAGTTCGCTGACGCTCAGCGAGCTGGCGATTGTCGAAGACTCCCTGACCAAGTCGCTGATCGGCATCTACCACGGCCGGATCAAGTACCCGGAACAGAAGACCGCGTGACTCCGCCTCAGTTTCAGATCGACATCGTCAACCGTCAGGATCTTCTTCCCTGCGACGAACCCGGACTGCGCCGCGCATTGACGCATGTGCTGATCCAGGAAGGTGTTCAGGAAGCGGAGATCAGCGTCGCCCTTGTCGACGATCTGGAAATTCATCGCGTCAACCGCGAGTTTCTGGATCATGACTCTCCGACGGACGTCATCAGCTTCCTGCTCTCCGAGCCTCCCCCGAATCGCCCCCAATCCCCCTGGCCTGCCGGTTTTCCGCTGGAAGGGGAACTGGTTATCAGCGTCAGCACGGCAGCTCGGGACGCCTCGCAACACGGCTGGAGTCCTGGCGCGGAACTGATACTATATGCCGTCCACGGAATGCTGCACTTGTGCGGTTATGACGATCTGACTGACGACGCCCGGCCGCTGATGCGGATCCGGGAACGCGAACTCGTGACGGAACTTGGACTTTTCGATCCTTCCACAGCGACGGTCGATCCTCTGGCGGGCTTGCAGTCGTGACCTTTCGCGGAAACGCATCAATGATCGTCGACGAACAACCTGACATGTCGGACGGATGGCGGCCGGCGCAATTCCTTCCTGGCGGACGGGGCTGATGTTACCGGTGCTTCTGGTGGTCTTGCTGCTCCTCGCTTGCTGGAGCGCCGTTGGCTGCTATGCCCTGCAGGACTACGCTTACAGCCGCCTTGAAGAGATCTGCGAACGCCGGCAGATTCCCGATCGCTTCCGGCAGATTCTCACTCAGCAGGAGACCGCCCTGCTGGGTCTCGAGCTCCTCCTGACCGCCTCCACGCTGGGACTCGGAATCGGGCTGTGGCTCTGGATCGGCTGGCCCGCCCGCGATCTTCCGGACCGGGCGGTTCAAATCGCACTCTGCCTGCTGGAGTATGCGGTCGGCGGCCTGCTGATCGTGCTGGCTGCCGATGTCCTCCCCTGGACCGTCGCCCGCGTCGCCAGCGAGCCGTTCCTGTTTCAGTTCTGGCCCGTCATCCGGTTCGTGCAACTGCTCTTCGCGCCGGCCCTGTGGCTGGCCCGGATTCTCGATCACGCCGCCCACCGCCTGGCCGGCCGGGGGAATCCCGAGGAAGACGACGCCTCGGTCATCAACGAAGAAATCCGCACGGTCGTTGATGAGGGGGAGAAGGAAGGCCTCGTCGGTTCGGACGCCAGCGCCATGATCTATCGCGTCATGGAGCTCCAGGACGAAGATGTCGGCGCGATCATGACGCCCCGCACCGAAATGTACTGCATCAACGTCGAAAGCAGCCTCGAAGAAGCCCGGCTGAAACTGATTGAGGCCGGGCATTCCCGAATCCCGGTCATCGGGGAATCGACGGACGACATCCAGGGAATCCTCTACGCCAAGGACCTTCTCAAGGCGCTGGGTCCCGAGCTTGTCGGGACTTCGCCTTCGACCTTGAAGGAGATTCTGCGGGAGCCGTTCTACATCCCGGTGACGACGCAGATCTCGGCGTTGCTGGAACTGATGAAACGCCAGAAGGTGCAGATTGCCATCGTGCTCGACGAGTACGGCGGCGTGGCGGGACTGGCGACGATGGAAGACATCCTCGAAGAAATCGTCGGCGAAATCGACGACGAATACGACGACGACGACGACGAAACCGTCGAGGAGGTCCACGAGATTTCGCCGCACAAAGTCGAAGTCGACGCCCGCGTGCACCTCGACGACCTCAACCGTCGGTTTGATTTCGGCCTGCCCGAAGACGGCGAGTTTGACACGATCGGCGGTTTCGTCTTCTCGCAGCTCGGTCGCGTCCCGCGTGTTGGAGAAGTCGTCCCGTGGGAACTTCTCAACATCACCATCCTCGCCGCGGACAAGCGGAAAGCGCTCCGACTGCGACTCGAACTACCGACCGCCGAGTCCGCCGGGAAAGCTGCGGAGAGCGAGACGACGACTTAGCCAGCTCAAACTCCAAACGCCAAATCTCAAACACCCAATGAGCCAGAGTTATCGCGAACTTGAGATCTGGTGTTTGGAACTTGGTGTTTCAGACTTCTCCCCCTGCAGCTCCGCCAGAATCGCACGCAGGATGTCGCCATCCGACGGCGCCTGCTGCGGCAACGTCGTTCTAAGCGGGATCGGGACTTCGTCCATCCGGTACGCCGTTCCCGGCAGATGGATGCCGTAGACTGCGGTCGTGACGCGGACGGTCGGCGTCACCGGCAGCTCGCAGTTCGCCCGTTCGAGGACGATGGTCGGGATCTGCGTCAGGCGCTCCCGCGCCGCTAGCGGAAACGTGTCGATGCGGTCCGTGCCGACAAACAGAACTGCGTCGGTTTCGCCGTGCGCCAGCAGATCCCCGGCGGAAAACTCGCCCGGGTTGTACCTCGGATAGCCCCGCGCCAGATTCACGCTGAAGGGGTATCCTGTCTGCCAGCAGAGAACATTATCGGCCCCCGAGACGTCTCCCAGGACGCGCATCCGGCGGGCGTAAAATCGGGTGAAGGCGTTGAGATCGATCACCAGCCGGAGCAGCGCCTCGACGTTGCGATGTCCCAGGGGCTGCCGGGCGACGCCGTATCCGAAGAAGATCACGCCTGACCGGCACGTTTTCATCCGCTCTGCCAGATCGCGGAGCGTTTCCAGCGGCACGCCGGTCTCTGTTCCGGGGGCAGGCTCGATTCCCTGCAGCAGACCACGGAGCGTCCAGAGGGCCGCAAAGTCCCGGCCGGGTTTGACCTGTATGAAGACGTCGGCCAGTTCCGCCGTGGCAGTCCGTGCGACGTCGACGACGACCAGGGTCCGGTCGGCCCGTCCGTTGGGGATCAACTCCCCCTTCGGTTCGAGGGAATACCGTTCCAGATGCCGCGGATGGGACACGACCGGGTCCGATCCCCAGTAGATCACCAGGTCCGCCCGGTTCTTGACTTCCCCCAGCGAGCAGGTCGATTCCCCCGACTGCTGCAGCGCCAGGATCGATGGAGCGTGCCCTTCGGAGGCCGTCGTGTCGATCGTCGCTCCCAGAAAATCCGCGAGCGCCACTGCCGCCCGCTGTCCGTCCGTGCTGCTCCGCGACAGGCCATAGATCAGCGGCGCCCGCGCCTTGCGCAGAATCTCAGCAGCCGCCTGGACGGCCTCGGTCACGGAGACCGGGCGATCGCGCACGACCGCGGCCGGCTCGGCGGAAGGCTCGTGCGATGCGAACCACGCGACGGCGTGCGGACAGTCGGTCGAGAGCCCGGCAATCCGTCCGTCGGCGACCGTGATGCGCAGATCGTCGCACACGCAGGCACACGCCGTGCAGGCCACGTGCTCGGTCACGGATTCCTCGGTGCGAATCAACATGGGTGGAGATCGTCAGCAGGCGAAGCGGGAGCCGATCGCTGCCGGCTTTCCGCGTCTAGTAGTCCAGTGGTGTCGTTTGTGCGGCGGCCAGATTGTACGGCGTGGACATGGATTGAGGCCAGACCGAGGGGGGCTCGCCGGGGTGATGGGCGAGTTCGGGGGGAATGCGGCTCCCGATTCCCCCACCGGTCCGCTGATCTGATACACTTCTTGACAGTACCAAGTCCCCATCGGCAGGCGGGAGCCTGCCCTACATTGAGGCCAGTTCGGCGACGAAGAGTCTTCCATGCGTGTGTCGGTTTATATTGCGGCCAGTCTCGACGGGTTCATTGCCCGTCCGGATGGAGATATCGCCTGGCTGACGGCCTTTCCCGATTCCGATGGGGAGGATTACGGCTATTACGACTTTCTGGACTCGGTCGATGCCATCGTGATGGGCCGGCATACGTTCGAGAAGGTGCTGACGTTCGGCGCGTGGCCGTTCGATGACGCCAAGCGCGTGGTCGTTCTGTCTTCGACGCTCGCCGCCCTGCCGGATGATCTGCCCGCAACCGTGACGCTGGCGAATGGCGCGCCGGCGGAGGTGTTGGCGCAGCTTGTGACCGAAGGGATCGAGCACGTTTATCTCGACGGCGGGCAGACGGTGCAGAAGTTCCTCGCCGCGGGGCTGGTGAATCGGATCACGCTGACGCATCTGCCGATTCTGCTGGGCCAGGGAATCCCGCTGTTCGGCCCGCTGTCCGACGACATTTCGCTCCGGCATGTGAAGACGCAGAGTTACGCGAGCGGATTCGTGCAGAGCACTTACGACGTGGCGTAGCGTCGGGGGCATTCGGTCTTGCCACGACCTGAGCCAAAGACTCTGCAATCAATCGGTTCGAAGCGGCGCCAATTCCGATTGACACTCACATTCGGCCAGATAATCTGGGCGTTGAGTGACCGTCTTGATTTCTCGCGCCCTGAGTCCGAGGAGATTCCCGATGAAGCATTCTGCGACGTTCACAGTGCTATTCGTGACTGCGATTGCCGGACTGACGGTCGGGGACGTCACCCTTGCGGCCGAAAAGGAGGCAGTCGCATCGCTCGAACGACTTCCGATTGATGCGGACGATCTTGTCAGCGCAACGGGGCTCAATATCTACAAGTTTCAAACGCAACTCCCCGAAGACCAGAAGTTCGAGGTGGTGCTGCGGGAGATTGAGGCCAAAGACCATACGCCGCGAGTGCTCCACCGCTTTCCGTTTCGCCACGGCGCTGAAGGCCCCGTGATTCTCCGAGCGTCGTTTTTGCGACGGGATCGCAAGCTTGAGGGCGTTCTTCTGAATGGAGGACAGGAAGCCGAGTACCGTCTCGATCTGCCGGACTGCTCGCCGAGCGGAATCGCGACAATCGTTGCTGTCCCGCTGGCCGGGCTGGCCCCAACTCAGAAAACCTTGTTCGTTCATGGTTCGACACGCGATCAAAGCCATCTGGAACCAGGAGAGATTGGTCTGCTAACACTTGTCGCCAGCGAGCCCGGGAAACCCGCCTCAATGAATGCGTATCCCCGAGCGGAGTTGTTAATTCAGCCGGTTAACGATTAAGGTCGCGTGCTAAAGCGCGATGGCGACCGCGAAAAACACACGACATTCCGTGATCGCGCGCAATCTCTAACATATCCTTGCCGCTGATGCTCGAAGACAATTCCGAACCAGTCGCCCGGTTCGCGAAAATGCCGCGGCGCATTGCACCCAGATTCGCCGTATGTGCCTGGCGAATCGCCCATGTGCCGAAGAAAGAGACCGGCACGCTGCAAGTCTCACTGAACCTCAGGCTCCGTTTCCCCCCTGAATGTCTTCCGAAATGCAGAACGTCCTCATCATCACTGGCGGCAGCCGCGGCATCGGTGCTGCGACGGCAAAACTGGCGGCGGCCCGCGGATACGCGGTCTGCGTAAACTACCATCGCAGCCGGCCTGCCGCCGATGCAGTCGTCGCGGAGATCACGGCGGCCGGCGGAAGGGCGATTGCCGTTGCGGCGGATGTCGCTTCGGAAGTCGACGTCGTTTCCCTGTTTCAGAAGGTTGATGACCTTTTGGGTCCGGTCACGGCTCTGGTCAACAATGCTGGGATTCTCGAGACGCAGATGCGCGTTGAAGAGATGAACGCCTCTCGACTCAACCGCATTCTGGCGACAAACGTCACCGGTTCGTTTCTGTGCGCCCGCGAGGCGATCCGCCGGATGTCGACGCGACACGGCGGTCGCGGCGGCGCGATCGTCAATGTTTCCTCGGCGGCCTCCCGGCT harbors:
- a CDS encoding formylmethanofuran dehydrogenase subunit B, translated to MLIRTEESVTEHVACTACACVCDDLRITVADGRIAGLSTDCPHAVAWFASHEPSAEPAAVVRDRPVSVTEAVQAAAEILRKARAPLIYGLSRSSTDGQRAAVALADFLGATIDTTASEGHAPSILALQQSGESTCSLGEVKNRADLVIYWGSDPVVSHPRHLERYSLEPKGELIPNGRADRTLVVVDVARTATAELADVFIQVKPGRDFAALWTLRGLLQGIEPAPGTETGVPLETLRDLAERMKTCRSGVIFFGYGVARQPLGHRNVEALLRLVIDLNAFTRFYARRMRVLGDVSGADNVLCWQTGYPFSVNLARGYPRYNPGEFSAGDLLAHGETDAVLFVGTDRIDTFPLAARERLTQIPTIVLERANCELPVTPTVRVTTAVYGIHLPGTAYRMDEVPIPLRTTLPQQAPSDGDILRAILAELQGEKSETPSSKHQISSSR
- a CDS encoding hemolysin family protein, with protein sequence MLPVLLVVLLLLACWSAVGCYALQDYAYSRLEEICERRQIPDRFRQILTQQETALLGLELLLTASTLGLGIGLWLWIGWPARDLPDRAVQIALCLLEYAVGGLLIVLAADVLPWTVARVASEPFLFQFWPVIRFVQLLFAPALWLARILDHAAHRLAGRGNPEEDDASVINEEIRTVVDEGEKEGLVGSDASAMIYRVMELQDEDVGAIMTPRTEMYCINVESSLEEARLKLIEAGHSRIPVIGESTDDIQGILYAKDLLKALGPELVGTSPSTLKEILREPFYIPVTTQISALLELMKRQKVQIAIVLDEYGGVAGLATMEDILEEIVGEIDDEYDDDDDETVEEVHEISPHKVEVDARVHLDDLNRRFDFGLPEDGEFDTIGGFVFSQLGRVPRVGEVVPWELLNITILAADKRKALRLRLELPTAESAGKAAESETTT
- a CDS encoding HD family phosphohydrolase, encoding MSQSFEFDGMPIFQPRRTRSAKAASLKANSSLVTRVSCQLSNTDVLLRICVCTLFLGLLALSIGSWRMPFPFHQGDLVKNGILAKIDFERVNEDKTNLALLAVEDRVPPVFVLDAEPLWNLRYILRSQLFEVAEVQSLKELGAETRAKFGLSTPVGAETPASISPEQERDWKLLKDAIGPDKTDEQRIDEVVLEFDQFTSSLREFGVLDPAETTRRDLQPDQHITIVDRDGPTQELRQILIGDALLAETLKPSGRLGRMWKSYPAIVKLQPVLERWLLNSTPVTLQYDELLTRQAVDDARLTTEPISDSYKRGSVLVAPGSRLTEENLNVLRAQYDAIERSIPFGERIVRIVTVVALLLVLGSMIGYHLVRNEPRLVTSIGRLTVLLSVVTATIALAQWLSVDPWRAEVIPILCTAMVLSIAYNQVLGALAGFTMCLVVTLSTGGSVDQFVILMASVSAAVVPLQQVASRSKLVLVGFGTAVTFFVVTWGVSAIGTQQFSTLWADQQLLYSALRGAGWCLAAGYLVAGSLPFVEQTFGVVTDISLLELSDISHPLLQELVRRAPGTYNHSIGVATISETAADAIGANGLLCRVGAYFHDIGKMLKPQYFVENMLPGQGSRHEHLAPAMSTLIIIGHVKDGVDLAQQHGLPGPLIDFIEQHHGTTLVEYFYHAATKAAGADPDLRAAVEEAAFRYPGPKPQSKEAAVMMIADAVEGASRTLSDPTPRRIETLVHEIAIKRLLDGQFDESSLTLSELAIVEDSLTKSLIGIYHGRIKYPEQKTA
- the ybeY gene encoding rRNA maturation RNase YbeY, translating into MTPPQFQIDIVNRQDLLPCDEPGLRRALTHVLIQEGVQEAEISVALVDDLEIHRVNREFLDHDSPTDVISFLLSEPPPNRPQSPWPAGFPLEGELVISVSTAARDASQHGWSPGAELILYAVHGMLHLCGYDDLTDDARPLMRIRERELVTELGLFDPSTATVDPLAGLQS
- a CDS encoding dihydrofolate reductase family protein gives rise to the protein MRVSVYIAASLDGFIARPDGDIAWLTAFPDSDGEDYGYYDFLDSVDAIVMGRHTFEKVLTFGAWPFDDAKRVVVLSSTLAALPDDLPATVTLANGAPAEVLAQLVTEGIEHVYLDGGQTVQKFLAAGLVNRITLTHLPILLGQGIPLFGPLSDDISLRHVKTQSYASGFVQSTYDVA
- a CDS encoding SDR family oxidoreductase, coding for MQNVLIITGGSRGIGAATAKLAAARGYAVCVNYHRSRPAADAVVAEITAAGGRAIAVAADVASEVDVVSLFQKVDDLLGPVTALVNNAGILETQMRVEEMNASRLNRILATNVTGSFLCAREAIRRMSTRHGGRGGAIVNVSSAASRLGAAGEYVDYAASKGAVDTLTIGLSREVAGERIRVNAVRPAFIDTEIHASGGEPGRVDRIKDSIPMKRGGQPEEVASAILWLLSDEASYTTGTFIELAGGR